TGGGTGCTTACTTGAATAAATCTGGTCAAGGGTGGTGTAATGTCCTGTTCAACGGTCAATTTGGCAAATTGAGTTTCCATTTTGATTCCCCAAGACCTAAACAACCATGGCAAAAAATACAGATGATAGTTGGCAAAGGTCGAAACCGGATTTCCAGGAAAGGAAAAAATAACGGTTTTCGATTCCTTATGAACCCCAAACCAAAAGGGCTTTCCAGGGCGTTGTGCCACCCTATGAAATATTTTCTCAACGCCCAAAGAATCCATAATTTCGGGAATAAAGTCGAACTTACCTTTAGAAACGCCGCCGCTCAATAGTAATACATCGTTTTCGCGTAAGGCCGATGAAAGTCCTTCCTCAATACTTTTTTTATCGTCCAAAAGATGTAATGAACTTCCCTTAATCCCCAAATGGGACAAGGCCGATAACATAGTCAAACTATTTGATTTTCTTATCTGATGGGGTTCTGGAGTCACATCAACATCCACCAATTCATTGCCTGTAGCTATACAGCAAACTTTGGGAACTTTCTTGACCAGTATCATTGGCTTTCCCACGGAGGCCATGACACCTATTTCCGCGGGGGTTATTCTGGTTCCTACCGACAAAATTTGGGCTCCCTTGCTTTCGTCGCTTCCTTTGTAATGGATATTCTGACCTTTGGTTACCGATTCATTAATGGTTACTAAGCCATCTTCAATGGTCAGATGCTCATACATAATAACCGTATCCGTATTTTTTGGCAACACGGCACCCGTCATTACCTCGATACAGCAGGCATTATCCTCTAAGCTAAGTTGGGCCATCCCGGCGCTGGCAACATCCTCAATCCGAATCTTTTGCACTTTTCCTATGACGGCATCGAACTGTATGGCAATACCATCTTTGGTCACGCGGTGAAACGGAGGAAAATCCCTATCGGCATACATAGGTTCGTCCAAATACCGCCCCATGCTATCCAAAAGCGGTACCTGTTCATTACCCAAATCCAACGGATGTTCTAAAACCTTTTGTAATGCTTCCTTAAATGTAATCACAGTATTATCGTTGTTGGTTGTTGGTTGTTGGTTGTTGGTTGTTGGTTGTTGGTTGTTGGTTGTTGGTTGTTGGTTGTTGGTTGTTGGTTGTTGGTTAAAGAAAAAACTTTTCATTTATAACTTTTAATTTTTAGTCCTAAACTCTCAATAGACCCCCAATCCATTCACCAACAAAACCCTTACGCCCACGATGAGCACCAAAAGTGCCGTAACCCGTTTAATTCCATTGGCAGAAAGTCGTTTTAAACTAATACGGATTCCTAACTGACCTCCCATTAGCACTGCAATACCCAGACATAGAGTCTCCAACCATGGAAGGGACAAGGAATCACTTGTTACCAATCCCAAGAGCCCCGATACAGAATTGACCAAAATAAAGAAACTAGCTAAGGCCGCTATCTTTATAGCCTTGTCCCATCGTAGATGATTTAATATTGGAGCCAAAAAAATTCCACCACCAATACCTACCAAACCGGATAAGAAACCAATTCCCGCTCCTAAAAAATAACTTAAATAATTCGGATATTTTTTGGTCTCCGGTATCGACGTTGCCAAGTTGAAGGTTTGCATTGCCAAAAATATAGCCGATAAAATCAGGGAAATACCTAGGATAACAAAAAATATTTCCTCCTTTAATCGGAAAGAGGCCCCCAGAAAAGCCAGCGGTATACTGGAAATTATAAAAGGGAGAAAATCCTTCAATTTCGCATGTCCATTCTTAAAATAGAGATAGGTACTTCCCGAAACAACGACCAAGTTACAAATAAGGGCTATGGAGCGAATGGCGAGAAAACTACCTAAAAAAAGGGTCAACAAGGCTAGATAACTGGAACCTCCCCCAAAACCCACGGAAGAATACAACGTAGCTACTATAAAAAAACCCAAACATAGGAGAATAAGCTGCTCAATAGGAATTTGCATAGGAGTTCAATTGGTTCATACCGCCAGCAACGTTGATAAATTTTCTGTCTGGTAAAAGTTCTTGCAGCATCAAAACCGCTTTTTTACTTCGGATACCTGATTGGCAAATAACGTACATTGGATTTTCCCGTGATAGTTCCCCCACTCTATTTTCCAGCGCGTCCAAAGGAATATTTTTGGCACCTTTAATGTGGTTTCTTTGGAATTCTTGCTTGGACCGCACATCTAAAAGCAACACTTTTTTATCCCTTAACAAGTTTTGAATTCCGATGGCCTCAATGGATTCCATTACTACCTCGCAATCAAAATCATAGGAATCCTGAATCCCATTTATTTTCAGATTTTCAGGATTCGGTTTAAATTTCATACGTTGCATACGCTGCGACAGCGCATCATATAGTAACAATACACCTGATAGCACACCGTCCAATCCGCAGACGACCTTTACAACTTCCAAGGCTTGTAGGTTTCCCATGATACCGGGCAGAATACCCAATACCCCATGTTCGTTGCAATTGGGAACCTCATCGGCTTTGGGCATATTAGGAAACAAACAACGATATGTGGGTCCGTCTTTATAGTTAAATACGCTCACCTGCCCCTCAAACCCATGCAAAGCACCGTATACAAAAGGTTTTCTTTGAAGGACACAGACATCGTTAATGAGATATCGCGTAGGAAAATTGTCGGTAGCATCTACTACTATATCATACTTTTGTATAATTCCTAAAGCATTTCCAGGGTTCAGATAGGTCTTATAGGTGTGAATTGTCGTATTGGGATTCTGTGCCAACAATTGAGCCTTGGCCACCTCCACTTTTGCTTGGCCAACCATGGCCTGGGTATAAAGCACCTGTCTGTGCAAATTGGATATCGAAACAACATCGGCATCCACAATGCCCAAAGTACCTATACCCATTGCGTTTAGATACGTCAGTACGGGAACCCCCAGTCCACCGGCCCCTACCACCAGGACTTTCGCCTTGCCCAAGGCGCTTTGACCCTTTTGACCAAAACCGGGCAAAATAGTCTGCCTATGGTACCTATCTTCCATCAGGCTTCCAGTTTTTGCAGGGCTTCCTTATATTCCTCTTGGGAATTGGCATTCAATAAAACTTGCGGGGTTTTAGGAAATACCAGGGAAACGTCATTATTAATAAGGAACTTACGGGGACAGGTACCATTACCCGCCTCAAGGTATGCGATTGAAGTTTTTAAGGCCTCGGGCTCCCATATGGCACATAAAGGCTCAGGAAGCGGATTGTCTCTGTTTGCAAAGGCAGTAGCCAATTTTTGGGTATCGCGCTGTGAGATCAATTCTTTCAAGGAGGCCTCGTCTATTAAGGGAAGGTCACAGGCCAATACTAGCCAGGCAACATCTGGATATTCCCTATGTGCCGATAATAACCCATTGTAAGGACCTCGAAATTCATTCCTGTCCAAAATGGTTTTGAAGTTAGATGCTATTTCTTCATCTTGGTCTTGGCGAACACTCAAAAAGGTTTTATCGCACAGGGTATCCAAAAGATGGTATAAATGTTCCCTTTGTGGAACACCATGATATGAAATCAGACCCTTATCTTGACCCATTCGTGTGCTTTTGCCTCCTGAAAGCACCAATCCATACAATCTATCTTTGGTAGTCATTTTTTCCTCCAGATTTTCTTTCCAACTGTACCGTGGAAATCACAATGTCCTGGGAAAGCGCCTTGCACATATCGTAAATGGTGAGTGCCGCTACGGAAACGCCGGTAAGCGCCTCCATCTCCACACCAGTCATTCCGTTACATTTTACCGTACAGGTGATATGAAATTGGTTTTCACCGGGAACGATGTCCACATCTATTTTTGTCAGGTTGATTTGATGGCACAACGGAATCAGTTCCGATGTTCTTTTCACACCTTGTATCCCTGCAATTATCGCCGTTTGCACGATACTTCCCTTTTTACCTAGGAAATCCTTATCGGACAATGCTTGAAACACATCCGAAGGAAATAGTACCCGCCCGGACGCAACGGCAATTCTGGAAGTCTCCTTTTTTTCAGAAACATCCACCATGACCGCATTGCCAGATTCATTGATATGTGATAATTTTTTCTCCATTTTTTTATCCTCCTATAGATGTCATGGAATTTGAAAAAACGTTGGCATATTTTTCTTGTGCCTCGAAGCCGGTTTTGGCCCTGCTCCCAACTGCCTTTAAAACTTCTTCCTTAACTTTATTTTTTGAATCTGCCCCTCGCATAATATTCCTTAAGTTTGCACTGGGTTTTCCATACAAACAGGTAATTACGTCGCCCGTGGCCGATACCCTTAACCTATTACAGGTTCCGCAAAAAGTTCTGCTAAAGGAGGGTATGACTCCAAAGGTTCCCAGGTGACCCGGAATTTTATAATTTATGGAGGTAGATGTCTTTGGTGACTCCAGTTTGTAATAATCAGGATGTTCAGACTTGATATGGTCGAGAATGCGCTTGTAGTCCCATGCAATTTTTTGAAACGTTTTCGATCCACCATTAAAAGGCATTTCCTCTAAAAACCGAACGGATACCGGATAATGCTTGGCCAATTCCAAAATGGGTAGAATGTCCTGCGTGTTCTGTCCGTCCAAAGCAATAAAATTGATACGTACGTTGAACCCCTCACTGATTAATCGAATCAGGTTGTTATGCACAGTATCGTATTGGTTCCTTCGGGTTATTCGTTCAAAAGTTTCCCTATGTATCGCATCCAGACTTACGTTAATATTCTTTATTCCCATTGATTTTAGCTCATCAATGTAAGGTCCAATCAAGGTGGCGTTGGTGGTTACTGATATATCCTTCAAACCATCAAGTTTTGCCAAGTGCCTTAGAAGTTCCATCAAATCCTTCCTAACGAAGGGCTCTCCACCGGTAATCCTTATTTTATCGATTCCCTGCCCTACCAATATTTCGCTCAACGTTTTAAGCTCCTCCATGGTGAGCAATTTATCGTTTTTGGCAAAGTTGATACCTTCGGCGGGCATACAGTAATTACATCGAAGATTACATCGATCCGTAACAGCAAGTCTTAGGTAATTAATTTTTCTATTATGATTGTCTATCAACATATTCCTTCAATATAATCTTTAGTGTTGGCAACTCAAAACGTCATCTAAATCCATCTACTTCCCCAAAAACTCTTTTTAAGGATGTGCCGAAACCCAGACCGATTTATTTTTGAACATCTCCTTTTTCCAAATAGGTACTGTTTCCTTTAAGGTATCTATTAAAAACCGACATGCTTCGAAGGATTCTGACCTATGGGCCGAAGAGGCCCCCACAATTACCACGGCATCCTGTACCTCTTTCCTACCAACGGCATGTTTTATCACCACTTTGTTCAATTTCCATTTCTCCAAAGCTGCATCCGCTAATTTATCCATCTCCTTTAGAGCCATGGATTCATAGGTCTCAAATTCCAGGGCCACTACCTGTTCATTATTGGTAAACTCCCGCACAGAACCAACAAAAACACAAATGCCACCGCTGTTGGGGTGGGATAATTCCTGATACACACTATGGGTATCCAGCTCCTGTACTATTTCTATGATCTTATTCATTAGCCTCCACTTACTGGCGGAATTATCGCCACCTCATCATTTGATTTAAGCTGAACATCATCATCCGCATATTCACTGTTTACGGCAATTGCCAAAGAGGACAGCTTGGAAAATTCGGGATATCTTTTTTTTAAGGCTTGTTTTAGGTCCGCCACTGAATTAGGGGAATCTTCCCCAAAATCCATGATCATTTGGGATTTCCCAACAATATCCTTTGCAATACCAAAAAAAAGTAGGTCCATTTTACTCCAATTTACCCTAAGCGCTAGCCCAAAATACCTGAACCCCTAAATTACTTATTATTCTGGAAGTAACGCATTAGTTACCTCGCTATTTAACCTTTCATTAGGTTTGAATTATACATGTGATCAGGTTTGGCTCCTACCTTCGACAAAACTAGCTCCTTCGGGCTTTTCGTAAAATTGCTTGTGTTTGGATTCTTTACTAAGTTCCACATTTTCAAATTTGACGGTATTGTTTCTATCCCCTATGACCCTACCTTCATAATTATACCAAGAAATGGATTTTGGCAATAACAGGCCTTCCACTTTTTGCCAATCGTCATATCGAATCCATTTTATATTATCTGAATCCTCCCCGGTGCGGTAGGTTACCGTATATCCCAGCCAGGCCATTTGAAATGTCTCCGGGTCGTAGTGAATGTAGTATTCATCCTTTGGTGATGTTCCCACTCCAGCATTGTAGGTTATGCTAATTCCCGGATAGGATTTTCCATCAAACTCCAGGCTTTCCGTATCGCCATATTGTATGCCTGAATCTCCAAGGACAAAAGGCATTGCATAAAAATAAAACATCAAATTATGATAGAATACCGGGTCTCCTTGGTAGGATTTTGATGTATCCTGAATCCAAACTTGGTTCCCGTCAAAGCCCATTTCGATCCCGTCCATGGTAATCCTGTCCCGTCTTTTGTACAAATCGATAACATGCACTTCCTTGGAATTCCCTTTATCAATATCATAGGATAACGTAGTGTACTTTTTCCAGTTTTCATGTCCTCCATGGGCATCAAAAACCAGCTTCAAACTAGCAGGATATTTGTTTTCTGTAGTACTTGTTTCGGGTGTATCCGTTTTGGTTTCGTTTACTTGCTCGTCTTTTGGCGATTCCTTACAACCAAAGGCAAAAAGTAGTAGTAAAAAGGTAATTAGTTGCTTTGTCATGGTATTTGGTTTTATTTTTTAATAGGTCGAAACATTTATCAATAGTTAACATATTCCGTTAAATTTGCTCTAAATGAGTGAAATTAAGCATATCAGCAGTCTACAAAACCCCTTGATAAAAAAAGTGCTTTTGCTCAAGGAAAAATCCAGGGAACGAAAGAAAACCGGGCTTTTTGTTTTGGAGGGAAGAAAGGAAATCGAACTGGCGATATCTAGCGATTATTTGCTGGACACGCTCTTATTTTGTCCGGAACTTATCTCAAAAGAAATTTTGGAGACTTCCTTTGAGTTAAGGAAGACTTCTTTGATATCGGTAAGCCCGGAGATTTATGGAAAATTGGCGCATAGAAACACGACGGAAGGTGTTATCGCCATAGCCGAAACCAAAAGCCACAACTTGAAAGGCTTTTCCTTTCAAACCAAAAACCCCTTGGTCCTTGTGGCCGAAGCCCCGGAAAAACCAGGAAATATCGGAGCTCTCTTAAGAACGGCAGACGCCGCAAACCTGGATGCCGTATTCATAGCAAACCCTAAAACCGATCTATATAACCCAAACATTGTTCGGTCAAGTGTAGGATGTGTTTTTTCGAGAAAGGTCATTCTGGCCGATACGGCTACCATCATTTCATTTTTAAAGGAAAATGGCATTGCCATATATTGTGCAGCACTATCCGCTTCCAAACCCTACACCAATGTTGATTTTAAGGGGCCTACCGCTATTGTGGTAGGTACGGAGCATAGTGGTCTTAGTGATGACTGGCTTTCAAATTCCAACCAAAATATCCTAATTCCCATGGAGGGGGCTATCGATTCCATGAATGTTTCCGTATCCGCGGCAATACTTATCTTTGAGGCGAAACGGCAGCGGTTAGGATAACAAAAACAACAATCGTTCGTTAATCTCAAAAGCCTATATGGATCACACCCTTGTTTTTTATTGTATTTTAATCATTCTTCTAGGGGATTTTGTACTTACCACAATATTAAACCATCTCAACGCGAAGAAATATAAGGATGCCATCCCTCCGGATATACGCGACGTCTACAATACTGAGGAATATAAAAAATCACAGGAATACAAATTGGTCAACTATAGGTTTGGTATCGTGACTTCCGTTTTTTCATTGACCCTTATTGTCGGGTTTTT
Above is a window of Maribacter algicola DNA encoding:
- a CDS encoding HesA/MoeB/ThiF family protein — translated: MEDRYHRQTILPGFGQKGQSALGKAKVLVVGAGGLGVPVLTYLNAMGIGTLGIVDADVVSISNLHRQVLYTQAMVGQAKVEVAKAQLLAQNPNTTIHTYKTYLNPGNALGIIQKYDIVVDATDNFPTRYLINDVCVLQRKPFVYGALHGFEGQVSVFNYKDGPTYRCLFPNMPKADEVPNCNEHGVLGILPGIMGNLQALEVVKVVCGLDGVLSGVLLLYDALSQRMQRMKFKPNPENLKINGIQDSYDFDCEVVMESIEAIGIQNLLRDKKVLLLDVRSKQEFQRNHIKGAKNIPLDALENRVGELSRENPMYVICQSGIRSKKAVLMLQELLPDRKFINVAGGMNQLNSYANSY
- a CDS encoding MoaD/ThiS family protein, encoding MDLLFFGIAKDIVGKSQMIMDFGEDSPNSVADLKQALKKRYPEFSKLSSLAIAVNSEYADDDVQLKSNDEVAIIPPVSGG
- a CDS encoding DUF6503 family protein, producing the protein MTKQLITFLLLLFAFGCKESPKDEQVNETKTDTPETSTTENKYPASLKLVFDAHGGHENWKKYTTLSYDIDKGNSKEVHVIDLYKRRDRITMDGIEMGFDGNQVWIQDTSKSYQGDPVFYHNLMFYFYAMPFVLGDSGIQYGDTESLEFDGKSYPGISITYNAGVGTSPKDEYYIHYDPETFQMAWLGYTVTYRTGEDSDNIKWIRYDDWQKVEGLLLPKSISWYNYEGRVIGDRNNTVKFENVELSKESKHKQFYEKPEGASFVEGRSQT
- a CDS encoding NTP transferase domain-containing protein codes for the protein MTTKDRLYGLVLSGGKSTRMGQDKGLISYHGVPQREHLYHLLDTLCDKTFLSVRQDQDEEIASNFKTILDRNEFRGPYNGLLSAHREYPDVAWLVLACDLPLIDEASLKELISQRDTQKLATAFANRDNPLPEPLCAIWEPEALKTSIAYLEAGNGTCPRKFLINNDVSLVFPKTPQVLLNANSQEEYKEALQKLEA
- a CDS encoding sulfite exporter TauE/SafE family protein, encoding MQIPIEQLILLCLGFFIVATLYSSVGFGGGSSYLALLTLFLGSFLAIRSIALICNLVVVSGSTYLYFKNGHAKLKDFLPFIISSIPLAFLGASFRLKEEIFFVILGISLILSAIFLAMQTFNLATSIPETKKYPNYLSYFLGAGIGFLSGLVGIGGGIFLAPILNHLRWDKAIKIAALASFFILVNSVSGLLGLVTSDSLSLPWLETLCLGIAVLMGGQLGIRISLKRLSANGIKRVTALLVLIVGVRVLLVNGLGVY
- the moaC gene encoding cyclic pyranopterin monophosphate synthase MoaC, which translates into the protein MEKKLSHINESGNAVMVDVSEKKETSRIAVASGRVLFPSDVFQALSDKDFLGKKGSIVQTAIIAGIQGVKRTSELIPLCHQINLTKIDVDIVPGENQFHITCTVKCNGMTGVEMEALTGVSVAALTIYDMCKALSQDIVISTVQLERKSGGKNDYQR
- a CDS encoding molybdenum cofactor biosynthesis protein MoaE, which translates into the protein MNKIIEIVQELDTHSVYQELSHPNSGGICVFVGSVREFTNNEQVVALEFETYESMALKEMDKLADAALEKWKLNKVVIKHAVGRKEVQDAVVIVGASSAHRSESFEACRFLIDTLKETVPIWKKEMFKNKSVWVSAHP
- a CDS encoding TrmH family RNA methyltransferase produces the protein MSEIKHISSLQNPLIKKVLLLKEKSRERKKTGLFVLEGRKEIELAISSDYLLDTLLFCPELISKEILETSFELRKTSLISVSPEIYGKLAHRNTTEGVIAIAETKSHNLKGFSFQTKNPLVLVAEAPEKPGNIGALLRTADAANLDAVFIANPKTDLYNPNIVRSSVGCVFSRKVILADTATIISFLKENGIAIYCAALSASKPYTNVDFKGPTAIVVGTEHSGLSDDWLSNSNQNILIPMEGAIDSMNVSVSAAILIFEAKRQRLG
- a CDS encoding molybdopterin molybdotransferase MoeA, with amino-acid sequence MKSFFFNQQPTTNNQQPTTNNQQPTTNNQQPTTNNDNTVITFKEALQKVLEHPLDLGNEQVPLLDSMGRYLDEPMYADRDFPPFHRVTKDGIAIQFDAVIGKVQKIRIEDVASAGMAQLSLEDNACCIEVMTGAVLPKNTDTVIMYEHLTIEDGLVTINESVTKGQNIHYKGSDESKGAQILSVGTRITPAEIGVMASVGKPMILVKKVPKVCCIATGNELVDVDVTPEPHQIRKSNSLTMLSALSHLGIKGSSLHLLDDKKSIEEGLSSALRENDVLLLSGGVSKGKFDFIPEIMDSLGVEKIFHRVAQRPGKPFWFGVHKESKTVIFSFPGNPVSTFANYHLYFLPWLFRSWGIKMETQFAKLTVEQDITPPLTRFIQVSTHSKEGCLHVTPVVENGSGDLTSLSRADGFICLEPRELAYMVEEVVRFIPIR
- the moaA gene encoding GTP 3',8-cyclase MoaA, producing the protein MLIDNHNRKINYLRLAVTDRCNLRCNYCMPAEGINFAKNDKLLTMEELKTLSEILVGQGIDKIRITGGEPFVRKDLMELLRHLAKLDGLKDISVTTNATLIGPYIDELKSMGIKNINVSLDAIHRETFERITRRNQYDTVHNNLIRLISEGFNVRINFIALDGQNTQDILPILELAKHYPVSVRFLEEMPFNGGSKTFQKIAWDYKRILDHIKSEHPDYYKLESPKTSTSINYKIPGHLGTFGVIPSFSRTFCGTCNRLRVSATGDVITCLYGKPSANLRNIMRGADSKNKVKEEVLKAVGSRAKTGFEAQEKYANVFSNSMTSIGG